From Crassaminicella indica, one genomic window encodes:
- a CDS encoding metallophosphoesterase encodes MAIYVIGDLHLSFGVDKPMDIFGAHWVNHHEKIRKNWINLINHNDLVLIPGDTSWAMNLDEAMVDLEWVHSLPGQKILIRGNHDYWWSSVTKMNRLFEDIKFLQNNYFIYENYAICGTRGWICPNDYKFTEHDKKIYERELHRLKLSIEAAVKDGYKELLVMTHYPPTNDKLQPSEFTKIYEAYGVKKVIYGHLHGKESFDGGLQGEKNGVYYYLTSCDALEFKPLKILD; translated from the coding sequence ATGGCGATATATGTGATTGGTGATTTGCATCTTAGCTTTGGTGTAGATAAGCCAATGGATATTTTTGGTGCTCATTGGGTAAACCATCATGAAAAAATTAGAAAAAACTGGATAAATTTAATAAATCATAATGATTTAGTATTAATTCCTGGTGATACTTCTTGGGCTATGAATTTAGACGAGGCAATGGTTGATTTAGAATGGGTGCATTCTCTTCCAGGACAAAAAATATTAATTAGAGGAAATCATGACTATTGGTGGAGTTCTGTCACAAAGATGAATAGATTGTTTGAAGATATAAAGTTTTTGCAAAATAATTATTTTATATATGAAAATTATGCTATATGTGGCACAAGAGGATGGATATGCCCAAATGATTATAAATTTACTGAACATGATAAAAAAATATATGAAAGAGAGCTGCATAGATTGAAATTATCAATAGAAGCTGCTGTAAAGGATGGATATAAGGAGCTATTAGTTATGACTCACTATCCACCTACTAATGATAAATTGCAGCCTTCTGAATTTACTAAAATATATGAAGCTTATGGAGTCAAGAAAGTAATCTATGGACACCTTCATGGAAAAGAATCTTTTGATGGTGGACTGCAAGGTGAGAAAAATGGTGTTTATTATTATTTAACATCTTGTGATGCATTGGAGTTTAAACCATTAAAAATTTTAGATTGA